The following are encoded in a window of Vespula vulgaris chromosome 8, iyVesVulg1.1, whole genome shotgun sequence genomic DNA:
- the LOC127065609 gene encoding succinate--CoA ligase [GDP-forming] subunit beta, mitochondrial isoform X1, with protein MLRILSLKSFQSPQIFTKNRLCEVIQFRKLNLLEYQSKELLRDCGISVQNFAIIDDLNKASSALKNLYANEYVIKAQVLAGGRGKGWFNNGFKGGVHLTKDPKEVVDVAKNMLGHRLITKQTSKDGILVQKVMIAESVDIVSEKYICILMDRQHNGPVLIASPMGGMDIETVAKEQPELIKTVPLDIYHGINDAIAKDISNFLGFNDPEVHNKAIYELKSLWKLFVDIDALQIEINPLVLTKDKQVVAVDAKISFDDNAQFRQQELFALEDTNEKDPREVDALHFNLNYIGMDGNIGCLVNGAGLAMATMDIIQLNGGNPANFLDVGGSVKEDQVYQAFRILNEDPKVKAILVNVFGGIVNCITIANGIIAAARNLGLKIPLVVRLEGTNVNEAKKTLKDSGLPIITANDLDEAARKAVMSIKT; from the exons ATGTTACGAATACTTAGTTTAAAGTCTTTCCAATCTCCTCAAATTTTTactaaaaatcgattatgtGAGGTGATACAATTTAGAAAACTCAATTTATTAGAGTATCAAAGTAAAGAGCTTTTAAGGGACTGTGGTATATCTGTGCAAAATTTCGCCATCATTGATGATTTAAATAAAGCTAGCTCTGCTCTGAAGAATTTAT ATGCAAATGAATATGTTATTAAAGCTCAAGTATTAGCAGGAGGACGCGGTAAAGGATGGTTCAACAATGGTTTTAAAGGTGGTGTACATCTTACAAAGGA tCCCAAAGAAGTAGTAGATGTTGCAAAGAACATGTTAGGTCATCGGCTGATTACTAAACAAACTTCAAAGGATGGCATTTTGGTACAAAAAGTTATGATAGCTGAATCTGTTGATATTGTTtccgaaaaatatatttgcattCTGATGGATCGACAACATAATGGGCCAGTATTAATTGCCTCTCCAATGGGTGGTATGGACATTGAAACTGTTGCTAAAGAACAAcctgaattaataaaaactgtGCCATTGGATATATATCATGGGATTAATGATGCTATTGCCAAAGATATCAGTAATTTCTTAGGATTTAATGACCCAGAGGTACATAACAAAGCAATTTATGAGTTGAAGAGTTTATGGAAATTATTCGTTGATATTGATGCTTTACAAATTGAAATCAACCCATTAGTATTAACCAAAGATAAACAAGTTGTTGCAGTAGATGccaaaatttcatttgatgaTAATGCACAATTTAGACAGCAGGAGCTTTTTGCTTTAGAAGATACTAATGAAAAGGACCCAAGAGAAGTAGATgcattacattttaatttaaattacattGGAATGGATGGGAATATTGGATGTTTAG ttaATGGAGCTGGCTTAGCTATGGCAACAATGgatattattcaattaaatgGAGGAAATCCTGCTAATTTTTTGGATGTAGGTGGAAGTGTAAAAGAGGACCAAGTTTATCAAGCATTTCGTATTCTAAATGAAG aTCCAAAAGTAAAGGCTATTCTGGTTAATGTATTTGGTGGAATTGTAAATTGTATTACCATAGCAAATGGAATTATAGCAGCTGCACGAAATTTAGGTCTTAAAATACCTCTTGTCGTTAGATTAGAAG GTACTAATGTAAATGAAGCAAAAAAGACTCTTAAAGACTCCGGCTTGCCAATAATTACAGCTAATGACTTAGATGAAGCAGCAAGAAAAGCTGTTATGtctataaaaacataa
- the LOC127065609 gene encoding succinate--CoA ligase [GDP-forming] subunit beta, mitochondrial isoform X2 — translation MIMDIIITILYFLYLIYLKYYYRDSNCFSLIFYVILKYFFSNSPKEVVDVAKNMLGHRLITKQTSKDGILVQKVMIAESVDIVSEKYICILMDRQHNGPVLIASPMGGMDIETVAKEQPELIKTVPLDIYHGINDAIAKDISNFLGFNDPEVHNKAIYELKSLWKLFVDIDALQIEINPLVLTKDKQVVAVDAKISFDDNAQFRQQELFALEDTNEKDPREVDALHFNLNYIGMDGNIGCLVNGAGLAMATMDIIQLNGGNPANFLDVGGSVKEDQVYQAFRILNEGMLIDVDCYCFICMKYFYHIINSLDPKVKAILVNVFGGIVNCITIANGIIAAARNLGLKIPLVVRLEGTNVNEAKKTLKDSGLPIITANDLDEAARKAVMSIKT, via the exons atgattatggatataataataacaattttatattttttataccttatttatttgaaatattattatagagaTAGTAATtgcttttctttaattttttatgttattttgaaatattttttttccaatagtCCCAAAGAAGTAGTAGATGTTGCAAAGAACATGTTAGGTCATCGGCTGATTACTAAACAAACTTCAAAGGATGGCATTTTGGTACAAAAAGTTATGATAGCTGAATCTGTTGATATTGTTtccgaaaaatatatttgcattCTGATGGATCGACAACATAATGGGCCAGTATTAATTGCCTCTCCAATGGGTGGTATGGACATTGAAACTGTTGCTAAAGAACAAcctgaattaataaaaactgtGCCATTGGATATATATCATGGGATTAATGATGCTATTGCCAAAGATATCAGTAATTTCTTAGGATTTAATGACCCAGAGGTACATAACAAAGCAATTTATGAGTTGAAGAGTTTATGGAAATTATTCGTTGATATTGATGCTTTACAAATTGAAATCAACCCATTAGTATTAACCAAAGATAAACAAGTTGTTGCAGTAGATGccaaaatttcatttgatgaTAATGCACAATTTAGACAGCAGGAGCTTTTTGCTTTAGAAGATACTAATGAAAAGGACCCAAGAGAAGTAGATgcattacattttaatttaaattacattGGAATGGATGGGAATATTGGATGTTTAG ttaATGGAGCTGGCTTAGCTATGGCAACAATGgatattattcaattaaatgGAGGAAATCCTGCTAATTTTTTGGATGTAGGTGGAAGTGTAAAAGAGGACCAAGTTTATCAAGCATTTCGTATTCTAAATGAAGGTATGCTTATAGATGTAGATTGTTATTGTTTCATATGTATGaagtatttttatcatataattaattctttagaTCCAAAAGTAAAGGCTATTCTGGTTAATGTATTTGGTGGAATTGTAAATTGTATTACCATAGCAAATGGAATTATAGCAGCTGCACGAAATTTAGGTCTTAAAATACCTCTTGTCGTTAGATTAGAAG GTACTAATGTAAATGAAGCAAAAAAGACTCTTAAAGACTCCGGCTTGCCAATAATTACAGCTAATGACTTAGATGAAGCAGCAAGAAAAGCTGTTATGtctataaaaacataa
- the LOC127065620 gene encoding dynein light chain 2, cytoplasmic, with protein MSDRKAVIKNADMSEEMQQDAVDCATQALEKYNIEKDIAAFIKKEFDKKYNPTWHCIVGRNFGSYVTHETRHFIYFYLGQVAILLFKSG; from the exons ATGTCAGACAGAAAGGCTGTTATCAAGAATGCGGATATGTCTGAAGAGATGCAGCAGGATGCTGTCGATTGTGCAACTCAAGCTCTGGAAAagtataatatagaaaag GATATAGCAGCATTTATCAAGaaagaatttgataaaaaatataatccaaCGTGGCACTGCATTGTAGGACGTAATTTTGGAAGTTATGTGACACATGAAACtagacattttatatatttctacctAGGTCAGGTAGCCATCCTTCTCTTCAAGAGTGGATAA
- the LOC127065793 gene encoding uncharacterized protein LOC127065793 translates to MIYIKRSSEEGIDIRKNKKTQVITSNYDVSVKSISRTETLLNDPTRSMKVTFLNVNYTDNIPFNLSKSMEVYLIQIKFQVIDYDLLRINEFIVYYGFYATDNFYVSQNGRNLKSVIMPRHVKDQLGNFQVYKAFKMNRNEDPKRKSKFSEKSYLRKRSAYYSSHTSQFDDQSSLLLRNIRNIKEQYFTTDRNADIYNIKNVKSSNSRKLLERELKMQNEEKRNKNVKRMYNNSKRQKKVTENSTTDYDYYIDESLESDDKDEYENDYEKPEISSHWYDYEEKLTTESTTIGLELSTLSDADYFISQLSSTLTSTLPTEVTETSTADYDYFIDDTLESDDKDYSEYDYEEPEISTYWYDYEEEFTTTPTTIDLEQLQIEETYTSTSEEIVVTPSVTLLSIIETTRTTELRETTLSFVITETSTFVTTVSITELTTTEITETLLPAVTTKFTIYTTISPSTESTTELTTITMEYTSTLVSTTEVTITETLPFLTIEETTTWIENITEPSLFEESEIITTITFTSTELITTPYTTFTYTPEITTTGIITNVTTEEFPTSTETLPTSTKTTYTYTVSSLETSTAITESETYFFVTTTATFVTYDIGRTIPEIFETTTPLPFIVPTEITTLTEEISEPTSTTPLSILSIPEESTFPVSETTFISSAETTYFYTVSSLETSTAITESETYFFVTTTATFVTYDIDRTVPEIFETTTPLPFTVSIEITTLTEEILEPTSTTPLSILSIPEESTSPVSETTFISSTETTYIYVVSSVETSTAVTESETYFFVTTTVTFVTYDIDRTVPEIFETTTPLPFTVSIEITTLTEEILEPTSTTPLSILSIPEESTSPVSETTFISSTETTYIYTVSSLKTSTAITESETYFFVTTTATFVTYYIHRTIPEILETTTPLPFIVPIEITTLTEEILEPTSTTPLSILSIPEESTSPVSETTFISSTETTYIYTVSSLETSTAITESETYFFVTTSETLDTYYTDELLDLEITIIPSTEITFTTLEEEISTLITTPVIDVTQHEKTSFIPFSEAYTSIPISFLRTDTTIHEKLKAETDSSEYEEFYDEEYGKDYKESYEEDEYEDEEKASSIWYEYEEEKETTMFDRKTTKFKTTKIIEKETSKITENKTVPIVSLTTKPILTEMETISTREEYETSTTISETIKDFERTLTTKSLTPSVPTIEEFTLTSDKVLTYTTEHLEWWAEKSTLKKHDHTGTPEIEPKTKLDVTLPKFIVSPDETTIDLFTEKETITQTKIFPTMTDSSIYYETTTDEETKLFVTEGEETELYFTTSSDFVSLLTTDDILDDKIKDKDNILKELITEIKILENQEHDSFVKNYGLQSTKEFLIYKSDSFITEMTYIF, encoded by the exons atgatttatataaaaagaagttcCGAAGAAGGGatagatataagaaagaataaaaaaactcAAGTTATAACCTCCAATTACGATGTTTCTGTGAAATCAATTTCAAGGACAG aaacattATTGAATGATCCGACTCGATCAATGAAAGttacttttttaaatgtaaattatacgGATAATATACCGTTTAATTTATCGAAGAGCATGGAAGTTTATCTCATACAAATTAAGTTTCAAGTTATCGATTATGATCTTTTAAGGATAAATGAATTCATTGTATATTACGGATTTTATGCAACTGATAATTTTTACGTCAGTCAAAATG GTAGAAATTTAAAATCAGTGATAATGCCACGTCACGTTAAAGATCAATTAGGGAATTTTCAAGTTTACAAAGCGTTCAAAATGAATCGTAATGAAGATCCAAAAAGGAAGAGTAAATTTTCagaaaaatcatatttaagaaaaagaagtgctTATTATTCGTCTCATACGTCACAATTTGACGATCAAAGTTCGTTATTGTTAaggaatataagaaatattaaagagcAATATTTTACTACAGATAGAAATGCcgatatctataatataaaaaatgtaaaatcatCGAATTCGCGTAAACTTCttgaaagagaattaaaaatgcagaacgaagagaaacgaaataagaacGTAAAAAGAATGTACAACAATtcgaaaagacagaaaaaagtgACGGAAAATAGCACGACGGATTACGATTATTACATAGATGAAAGTCTAGAAAGTGATGATAAAGATGAGTATGAAAATGATTATGAGAAACCCGAAATAAGTTCTCATTGGTACGATTATGAGGAAAAACTTACCACGGAATCAACGACAATCGGTTTAGAATTAAGTACTTTGTCTGACGCTGATTATTTTATCTCACAATTATCAAGTACCTTAACTAGTACATTACCAACTGAAGTGACGGAGACAAGCACAGctgattatgattatttcatAGATGATACTTTAGAGAGTGATGATAAAGATTATTCTGAGTATGATTATGAGGAACCCGAAATAAGTACTTATTGGTATGATTATGAGGAAGAATTTACTACAACACCAACGACAATCGATTTAGAACAATTACAAATCGAAGAAACTTATACTTCAACGAGTGAAGAAATTGTTGTTACTCCTTCTGTtacattattatcaataattgaAACTACGCGGACTACAGAATTAAGAGAGACAACTTTGAGCTTTGTAATCACAGAAACATCAACATTTGTAACTACAGTATCTATTACTGAATTAACAACAACAGAAATTACGGAAACGTTATTACCTGCAGTGACTACAAAATTTACGATTTATACTACTATTTCACCTAGTACAGAAAGCACAACAGAATTAACAACTATAACAATGGAGTACACAAGTACTTTGGTATCTACTACAGAAGTTACAATTACAGAGACATTACCATTTTTAACTATCGAAGAAACGACAACGtggatagaaaatataacagAACCATCATTATTTGAGGAAAGCGAAATAATTACAACAATCACTTTTACATCGACTGAATTAATTACAACTCCTTATACTACGTTTACCTATACTCCTGAAATTACAACGACGGGAATAATTACAAATGTAACGACAGAAGAATTCCCAACAAGTACAGAAACATTGCCAACTTCAACGAAAActacatatacttatacagTTTCATCTTTAGAAACATCAACTGCTATAACAGAAAGTGAAACTTACTTTTTCGTAACAACAACGGCAACATTCGTTACTTACGATATTGGTAGGACAATTCCTGAAATATTCGAAACAACCACTCCGTTACCTTTTATAGTACCAACCGAAATTACCACATTAACCGAAGAAATCTCGGAACCGACAAGTACAACACcgttatcaattttatcaatCCCTGAAGAAAGTACATTTCCAGTTTCCGAAActacatttatttcttcggCAGAAactacatatttttatacagtTTCATCTTTAGAAACATCAACTGCTATAACAGAAAGTGAAACTTACTTTTTCGTAACAACAACGGCAACATTCGTTACTTACGATATTGATAGGACAGTTCCTGAAATATTCGAAACAACCACTCCATTACCTTTTACAGTGTCAATCGAAATTACTACATTAACGGAAGAAATCTTGGAACCGACAAGTACAACACcgttatcaattttatcaatCCCCGAAGAAAGTACATCTCCAGTTTCCGAAACTACCTTTATTTCTTCGACGGAAaccacatatatttatgtagtTTCATCTGTAGAAACATCAACAGCTGTAACAGAAAGTGAAACTTATTTTTTCGTAACAACAACGGTAACATTCGTTACTTATGATATTGATAGGACAGTTCCTGAAATATTCGAAACAACCACTCCATTACCTTTTACAGTGTCAATCGAAATTACCACATTAACAGAAGAAATCTTGGAACCGACAAGTACAACacctttatcaattttatcaatCCCCGAAGAAAGTACATCTCCAGTTTCCGAAActacatttatttcttcgacggaaactacatatatttatacagtTTCATCTTTAAAAACATCAACTGCCATAACAGAAAGTGAAACTTATTTTTTCGTAACAACAACGGCAACATTCGTTACTTACTATATTCATAGAACAATTCCTGAGATATTAGAAACAACTACTCCATTACCTTTTATAGTGCCAATCGAAATTACCACATTAACAGAAGAAATCCTGGAACCGACAAGTACAACacctttatcaattttatcaatCCCCGAAGAAAGTACATCTCCAGTTTCCGAAActacatttatttcttcgacggaaactacatatatttatacagtTTCATCTTTAGAAACATCAACTGCTATAACAGAAAGTGAAACTTATTTTTTCGTAACAACATCGGAAACGCTTGATACTTACTATACTGATGAATTGCTAGATCTCGAGATTACAATTATTCCTTCGACAGAAATTACATTTACTACGTTGGAGGAGGAAATCTCTACGTTGATAACAACACCTGTAATTGATGTAACTCAACATGAAAAGACTTCGTTTATACCTTTCTCTGAAGCCTATACGTCAATACCCATATCATTTTTACGAACTGATACGACAATTCATGAAAAACTGAAAGCGGAAACAGATAGTTCAGAATATGAAGAATTCTATGATGAAGAATATGGTAAAGATTATAAAGAATCATATGAGGAAGATGAATATGAAGATGAGGAGAAAGCTAGCTCAATCTGGTAtgaatacgaagaagaaaaagaaacgacgatgTTCGATCGAAAAACTACGAAATTTAAAACTACCAAGATTATCGAGAAGGAAACAAGCAAAATCACTGAGAATAAAACTGTCCCGATAGTTTCATTGACTACGAAACCTATCTTAACGGAAATGGAAACAATATCGACAAGAGAAGAATATGAAACATCAACGACAATTTCTGAAACAATCAAAGATTTCGAAAGAACATTGACGACAAAATCATTAACACCTTCGGTTCCTACCATCGAAGAGTTTACTCTAACTTCAGATAAAGTATTAACTTACACGACAGAACACTTAGAATGGTGGGCTGAGAAAAGTACTCTTAAAAAACACGATCATACAGGTACGCCTGAAATTGAACCAAAAACCAAATTAGATGTAACCCTTCCGAAATTTATTGTCTCGCCAGATGAAACAACAATAGATTTGTTtactgaaaaagaaacgattacaCAGACTAAAATATTTCCAACAATGACTGATAGCAGTATATATTATGAAACAACTACTGACGAAGAAACTAAATTATTTGTTACTGAAGGCGAAGAGACGGAATTGTATTTTACAACATCTTCTGATTTCGTATCCTTATTGACGACAGATGATATTTTAGatgacaaaataaaagataaagataacaTACTTAAGGAACTTATAactgaaattaaaatattagagaatc AAGAGCATGATAGCTTCGTGAAAAATTATGGATTGCAAAGTACGAAGgagtttttaatttataagtcTGATAGCTTTATAACTGAAAtgacttatattttttaa